The Candidatus Omnitrophota bacterium genome includes the window GCTTTATTGATGTAGCCAGTGATTTCTTTGGTTTTAAAAAGCCGGAATTCGTTCCCTTAAAAGACTTTAGCATGAATACGCTTACGACAGTTCAGAAAAACCTTATAGAGCCATATATTCCGTATTTTAATTACAAGACTATATTTGATTCAGTAAATACGATGGATATGCTAGAAGAAAAGGGCTTTCAGTGTCCGATTGTTGATACAGATTTTCTGGTTAAGCTATTTAAGTTTTGCGATGAGACTGGATTTATGAAAAGAAAGAAGCGATATGTTACTGCAGGGTAAAGTCGTAATAGTTACGGGCGGCACCCGCGGTATTGGCAGGGCTACTGTTTTTGAGTTCATCCAAAGTGGGGCCAAAGTGGTTTTTACATATTTAAAGAGTGATGAATCAGCCGGAATAATATTGGATGAGATAAAGGAGATGGGTGGTGAGGCTGTGGCATTAAAGGCTGATACTCGCGATTACAAAGAAGCGAAAAGGGTTATTGAGGAAACAATTAATAAGTTTGGCACGGTCGATATCCTGGTCAACAACGCGGGGATAATTAAAGATAAAGCGCTTATGATGATGGATCCTACAGAATGGCAAGAGGTTATCGACACTAATCTTACCGGTTATTTTAATATGGCAAAGGCATGCATCGTCACTATGCTGAAGCAGAAAAGCGGTAACATTGTAAACATATCTTCTATCGCCGGTGTTGTGGGCACGCCGCGCCAGGTAAATTATTCGAGTGCTAAGGCCGGTATAATAGGTCTCACGAAGTCACTTGCAAAGGAAGTGGGCCCGTATAATATCAGGGTAAACGCTGTGGCGCCCGGCTATATCGAGACAGACATGACTAAAGATTTGAAGCAGAAAGAGAATCTTTTGAAGATGATACCCTCCGCAAGGTTCGGAAGGCCGGAAGATGTCGCAAAAGTTGTTTTATTTTTAGCAAGCAGCAAGGCAGGTTATATAACCGGACAAGTTATTAAAGTTGATGGCGGTTTAGCAATCTAATTTTAAATTAAGGAGACAGTATAAATGGCTATTCAATCCGAAAATATTG containing:
- the fabG gene encoding 3-oxoacyl-[acyl-carrier-protein] reductase, with the translated sequence MLLQGKVVIVTGGTRGIGRATVFEFIQSGAKVVFTYLKSDESAGIILDEIKEMGGEAVALKADTRDYKEAKRVIEETINKFGTVDILVNNAGIIKDKALMMMDPTEWQEVIDTNLTGYFNMAKACIVTMLKQKSGNIVNISSIAGVVGTPRQVNYSSAKAGIIGLTKSLAKEVGPYNIRVNAVAPGYIETDMTKDLKQKENLLKMIPSARFGRPEDVAKVVLFLASSKAGYITGQVIKVDGGLAI